One part of the Pirellulales bacterium genome encodes these proteins:
- a CDS encoding amidohydrolase family protein, translating to MSRYRLLTLLAIGVLAARSIDRAHASPEVPGAPQSHAIALVGGTIHPVSGPAIEHGTLVFDKGKITLIEKGIAVPAEAHFIDVAGKHVYPGLIDANSQLGLIEIPSVRGTRDLAETGEINPNVKAQVAFNADSELIPVGRSGGILTVLTVPNGGLLTGQSACMHLDGWSWEDMCLKPGVALHINWPQMAPVEAWWIEETGAAQTQNREKSLKAIRQAFADARAYATAKEASAAGKGAVPEFDARWEAMIPVLERKIPAFIDAEETQQIQAAVSFAEQEKLRLVIVGGYDAPACAELLKKHDVPVIVAGVHRLPRRRSDPYDSPFTVPARLHAAGIKFCIGGVIGGSSGASPANVRNLPHHAGTAAAHGLPPEEALKAVTLYPAKLLGVDDRIGALEVGKDATLIVTTGDPLDIPTHVTAAYIQGREVSLNDRHKRLWEKYKEKYRRQGIQNP from the coding sequence GTGAGCCGATATCGACTCTTGACCCTGCTTGCGATCGGTGTTCTCGCGGCCCGATCGATCGATCGCGCGCACGCCTCGCCCGAGGTCCCCGGCGCGCCGCAGTCGCATGCCATCGCTCTGGTCGGCGGCACGATCCATCCCGTCAGCGGACCCGCGATCGAGCACGGCACGCTCGTGTTCGACAAGGGGAAGATCACGCTCATCGAGAAAGGGATCGCCGTGCCGGCCGAGGCGCACTTCATCGACGTTGCCGGCAAGCACGTCTATCCCGGCTTGATCGATGCCAACTCGCAGCTAGGCCTGATCGAAATCCCCTCGGTCCGCGGCACGCGCGACCTGGCCGAGACGGGCGAGATCAATCCCAACGTCAAAGCCCAGGTCGCGTTTAACGCGGACAGCGAATTGATTCCCGTCGGGCGCTCGGGCGGAATCCTTACCGTGTTGACGGTGCCCAACGGCGGCCTGCTCACTGGGCAATCGGCCTGCATGCATCTCGACGGCTGGAGTTGGGAGGACATGTGTCTGAAGCCGGGCGTGGCGCTGCATATCAACTGGCCGCAAATGGCTCCCGTCGAAGCGTGGTGGATCGAAGAGACGGGCGCAGCGCAGACGCAGAATCGCGAAAAGTCGCTCAAGGCCATCCGCCAGGCCTTCGCCGACGCCCGGGCCTACGCCACGGCCAAGGAAGCGAGCGCCGCAGGCAAGGGCGCGGTTCCTGAGTTCGACGCCCGCTGGGAAGCGATGATCCCGGTGCTGGAACGAAAGATTCCGGCTTTCATCGACGCCGAAGAGACGCAGCAGATTCAAGCCGCGGTGTCTTTCGCCGAACAGGAGAAGCTACGCCTCGTGATCGTCGGCGGATACGACGCGCCGGCCTGCGCCGAGTTGTTGAAGAAACACGACGTGCCGGTGATCGTGGCCGGCGTGCATCGTTTGCCGCGGCGGCGCAGCGACCCGTACGATTCGCCGTTTACGGTGCCGGCGCGGCTACACGCCGCTGGTATCAAGTTCTGCATCGGCGGCGTCATCGGCGGTTCGTCCGGCGCTTCGCCCGCCAACGTCCGCAACCTGCCGCACCACGCCGGCACCGCCGCGGCGCACGGGCTGCCGCCGGAAGAGGCGCTCAAAGCCGTTACGCTCTACCCGGCGAAGCTCTTGGGAGTCGACGATCGCATCGGCGCGCTCGAGGTGGGCAAAGACGCCACGCTGATCGTCACGACCGGCGACCCCTTAGACATCCCCACGCACGTCACGGCGGCCTATATCCAGGGGCGGGAAGTATCGTTGAATGATCGCCACAAACGGCTGTGGGAAAAGTACAAGGAAAAGTACCGCCGGCAGGGAATTCAGAATCCGTAG